A single window of Sporosarcina sp. FSL W7-1349 DNA harbors:
- a CDS encoding zinc-binding dehydrogenase — MKAVIHQNGKLLVGEMPEPSAGPGEVVVALRAAGVNRRDLYIPGRRGDAKEALTLGSDGAGVVESIGEGVSNVQVGDEVILNPSLRWYDNSDAPPEQFDILGMPDNGTFAEKIVLSAEQVEKKPAHLSWEEAAVLALAGLTGYRALVTKGQLQEGDTVFIPGAGSGVATFLISFAKNIGARVIVTSRSEEKRNKALELGADLAIDTNSDWKQELAGETIDLIIDSVGRATFNRSLDIVKKGGRIVVFGATTEDTVDFDLRSFFYGQYQLFGSTMGSREELREMLAHVERYQMHPVIDQVFDLEQALEAFEYVEESKQFGKVAFRIGR, encoded by the coding sequence ATGAAAGCGGTTATCCATCAAAATGGCAAGTTGCTAGTCGGAGAAATGCCGGAACCGAGTGCGGGACCGGGCGAAGTGGTCGTCGCATTGCGAGCGGCTGGAGTGAATCGCAGGGATCTATACATACCAGGACGGCGAGGGGACGCCAAAGAAGCCTTGACGTTGGGTTCAGATGGCGCCGGTGTTGTGGAGTCCATCGGGGAAGGAGTTTCGAATGTCCAAGTCGGAGATGAAGTGATACTGAATCCCTCCCTCCGTTGGTATGACAATAGTGATGCACCTCCCGAGCAATTCGATATATTGGGCATGCCCGACAATGGGACGTTCGCGGAAAAAATTGTCCTTTCCGCTGAGCAAGTGGAAAAGAAGCCGGCCCATTTGTCATGGGAAGAGGCGGCGGTCCTTGCGTTGGCCGGATTGACGGGATACCGGGCGTTAGTTACGAAAGGCCAATTGCAAGAGGGAGATACGGTGTTCATTCCCGGAGCAGGCAGCGGGGTTGCGACATTCCTCATTTCATTCGCAAAGAATATTGGGGCCCGGGTGATTGTCACTTCACGCAGTGAGGAGAAGCGGAACAAGGCGCTTGAACTCGGAGCGGATTTGGCCATCGATACGAATAGTGATTGGAAACAGGAGTTGGCAGGCGAGACGATTGACCTTATCATTGATAGCGTTGGCCGTGCCACCTTCAATCGTTCTTTGGATATAGTGAAGAAAGGCGGACGTATCGTGGTGTTCGGTGCCACTACGGAGGATACTGTTGATTTTGATTTGCGCTCATTCTTTTATGGGCAATATCAATTATTCGGCTCCACGATGGGAAGCCGGGAAGAATTACGTGAGATGCTGGCGCATGTGGAGCGATATCAAATGCATCCGGTTATTGATCAAGTATTTGATTTGGAGCAAGCACTTGAAGCGTTCGAATATGTGGAAGAAAGCAAGCAGTTTGGCAAAGTGGCATTCCGGATCGGGCGTTAA